A single region of the Ziziphus jujuba cultivar Dongzao chromosome 10, ASM3175591v1 genome encodes:
- the LOC107410449 gene encoding uncharacterized protein LOC107410449 — protein sequence MTILTTKLRLLGSLSVQRTPNILAQKRTNICYRFVGCIPRPRICITIMVDYIVPAVLQQLGVLKYSSKLAKLIVANNEIDSSSEEEVKLWTCSIYAVERMKELISKKSGKQVLSVELDLWLWSFGIQFPSLQHH from the exons ATGACTATCCTGACTACAAAGTTAAG GCTTCTAGGATCACTTAGTGTACAAAGGACACCAAATATTCTTGCACAAAAGAGAACAAATATCTGCTACAGATTTGTGGGGTGCATTCCAAGGCCAAGGATATGCATTACTATTATGGTCGATTATATTGTTCCAGCGGTTCTTCAGCAACTTGGCGTGCTGAAATACAGTTCAAAGCTTGCCAAATTGATTGTggctaataatgaaatagattCAAGCAGTGAGGAGGAAGTTAAGCTATGGACTTGCTCCATATATGCTGTGGAGAGGATGAAGGAGTTGATCAGTAAAAAATCAGGGAAGCAG GTGCTTAGTGTGGAGTTAGACCTTTGGCTTTGGTCTTTTGGCATTCAATTTCCATCTTTGCAACACCACTGA
- the LOC107410446 gene encoding F-box/LRR-repeat protein At3g26922 isoform X1 — protein sequence MMENPLQRCRSQNKKKKRDGYNPGCDEYNRDRISELPEEILGRIVCGLPLKEAAATSILSKRWRWIWTLNKNLDFDAHQTLNRILDSKNYAKLLKHERRKYIDKVNSVITQRSKTNNMVVGIDRFRIDFDLSRKHSSSIDSWIDFAMKNRVHILELELFELGGIRVIYDCYILRKEQFDPIALNSLKVLNLACVDISGKVVEWLLSNCPLLERLKIVASTKLIKLRILGGPLKHLEISRCIDLKTLKIHDAQNLVSLYSLSNSSYKFRLRNVPKLVHLFINANFGLEGQQLGSTFTLLSSCLSQLQILHLNLSIQTHLRNLEYPMLINLKQLKLTVNPKENLNLLRSRITYFLKVSPCLQRLELMMLFLDYFLDEMCEFIIEPANWPLEEVEILGYSGTPNEDQLIIYFAENLVALQKIIVHPSAFRNYNPPFKRIKNSKTIRKEEKIRDHAVQHIKGKIPTAVELEFVLPLIYS from the exons ATGATGGAGAATCCGCTTCAACGTTGTAGGTCTCAGAACAAG aaaaagaagagagatgGGTACAACCCAGGTTGTGATGAGTATAATAGGGATAGAATCAGTGAATTGCCAGAAGAGATTCTGGGGAGGATAGTTTGTGGGTTGCCGCTGAAAGAGGCGGCGGCTACAAGTATCCTTTCCAAGCGATGGCGCTGGATCTGGACCCTAAACAAAAATCTGGACTTCGATGCCCACCAAACTCTCAACCGCATATTAGACTCAAAGAACTATGCTAAACTACTCAAGCATGAGAGGCGAAAGTACATCGACAAAGTAAACAGTGTAATTACTCAGCGTAGCAAAACAAACAACATGGTCGTCGGCATCGATCGGTTTCGGATCGATTTTGATCTGAGTCGTAAGCATTCATCTTCCATTGATAGTTGGATTGATTTTGCCATGAAAAACAGAGTTCATATTCTCGAATTGGAATTGTTTGAACTTGGTGGAATTAGAGTGATTTACGACTGCTATATTCTTCGCAAAGAGCAATTTGATCCCATTGCGCTTAACTCCCTCAAAGTGCTTAATTTAGCATGCGTTGACATCAGTGGAAAGGTTGTGGAGTGGTTGTTGTCTAATTGTCCTCTTCTTGAACGATTAAAAATTGTTGCTTCTACCAAATTGATCAAATTGAGAATTTTGGGAGGGCCTTTGAAGCATTTAGAGATTAGCCGGTGTATCGATTTGAAAACCCTTAAAATCCATGATGCTCAAAACCTTGTTTCATTATATTCTCTGTCCAATTCTAGTTATAAATTCCGTTTGAGGAATGTACCTAAGCTTGTTCACCTATTCATCAATGCCAATTTCGGTTTGGAGGGCCAACAACTTGGCAGTACCTTCACCTTACTTTCATCTTGTCTCTCTCAGCTGCAGATTCTTCACCTAAATCTTAGTATTCAG ACACATTTGAGGAATCTCGAATACCCTATGTTAATAAATCTCAAGCAGCTGAAGTTGACAGTTAATCCGAAGGAAAATCTCAATCTCTTGCGTTCTAGAATTACTTATTTTCTGAAGGTGTCTCCTTGTTTGCAGAGACTTGAGTTaatg ATGCTGTTCCTTGATTATTTTCTGGATGAAATGTGTGAATTTATAATCGAACCAGCAAATTGGCCTCTCGAGGAAGTAGAAATATTAGGCTATTCGGGTACTCCAAATGAAGATCAACTTATCATCTACTTTGCAGAGAATTTGGTAGCACTGCAGAAAATCATTGTCCATCCCTCTGCATTTCGAAACTACAACCCACCTTTCAAACGGATCAAGAATAGTAAAACCATAAGAAAGGAAGAGAAGATCAGAGATCATGCCGTGCAGCATATTAAAGGAAAGATTCCTACTGCTGTAGAATTAGAATTTGTTTTGCCTCTGATATATTCTTAA
- the LOC107410446 gene encoding F-box/LRR-repeat protein At3g26922 isoform X2 has translation MMENPLQRCRSQNKKKKRDGYNPGCDEYNRDRISELPEEILGRIVCGLPLKEAAATSILSKRWRWIWTLNKNLDFDAHQTLNRILDSKNYAKLLKHERRKYIDKVNSVITQRSKTNNMVVGIDRFRIDFDLSRKHSSSIDSWIDFAMKNRVHILELELFELGGIRVIYDCYILRKEQFDPIALNSLKVLNLACVDISGKVVEWLLSNCPLLERLKIVASTKLIKLRILGGPLKHLEISRCIDLKTLKIHDAQNLVSLYSLSNSSYKFRLRNVPKLVHLFINANFGLEGQQLGSTFTLLSSCLSQLQILHLNLSIQTHLRNLEYPMLINLKQLKLTVNPKENLNLLRSRITYFLKMLFLDYFLDEMCEFIIEPANWPLEEVEILGYSGTPNEDQLIIYFAENLVALQKIIVHPSAFRNYNPPFKRIKNSKTIRKEEKIRDHAVQHIKGKIPTAVELEFVLPLIYS, from the exons ATGATGGAGAATCCGCTTCAACGTTGTAGGTCTCAGAACAAG aaaaagaagagagatgGGTACAACCCAGGTTGTGATGAGTATAATAGGGATAGAATCAGTGAATTGCCAGAAGAGATTCTGGGGAGGATAGTTTGTGGGTTGCCGCTGAAAGAGGCGGCGGCTACAAGTATCCTTTCCAAGCGATGGCGCTGGATCTGGACCCTAAACAAAAATCTGGACTTCGATGCCCACCAAACTCTCAACCGCATATTAGACTCAAAGAACTATGCTAAACTACTCAAGCATGAGAGGCGAAAGTACATCGACAAAGTAAACAGTGTAATTACTCAGCGTAGCAAAACAAACAACATGGTCGTCGGCATCGATCGGTTTCGGATCGATTTTGATCTGAGTCGTAAGCATTCATCTTCCATTGATAGTTGGATTGATTTTGCCATGAAAAACAGAGTTCATATTCTCGAATTGGAATTGTTTGAACTTGGTGGAATTAGAGTGATTTACGACTGCTATATTCTTCGCAAAGAGCAATTTGATCCCATTGCGCTTAACTCCCTCAAAGTGCTTAATTTAGCATGCGTTGACATCAGTGGAAAGGTTGTGGAGTGGTTGTTGTCTAATTGTCCTCTTCTTGAACGATTAAAAATTGTTGCTTCTACCAAATTGATCAAATTGAGAATTTTGGGAGGGCCTTTGAAGCATTTAGAGATTAGCCGGTGTATCGATTTGAAAACCCTTAAAATCCATGATGCTCAAAACCTTGTTTCATTATATTCTCTGTCCAATTCTAGTTATAAATTCCGTTTGAGGAATGTACCTAAGCTTGTTCACCTATTCATCAATGCCAATTTCGGTTTGGAGGGCCAACAACTTGGCAGTACCTTCACCTTACTTTCATCTTGTCTCTCTCAGCTGCAGATTCTTCACCTAAATCTTAGTATTCAG ACACATTTGAGGAATCTCGAATACCCTATGTTAATAAATCTCAAGCAGCTGAAGTTGACAGTTAATCCGAAGGAAAATCTCAATCTCTTGCGTTCTAGAATTACTTATTTTCTGAAG ATGCTGTTCCTTGATTATTTTCTGGATGAAATGTGTGAATTTATAATCGAACCAGCAAATTGGCCTCTCGAGGAAGTAGAAATATTAGGCTATTCGGGTACTCCAAATGAAGATCAACTTATCATCTACTTTGCAGAGAATTTGGTAGCACTGCAGAAAATCATTGTCCATCCCTCTGCATTTCGAAACTACAACCCACCTTTCAAACGGATCAAGAATAGTAAAACCATAAGAAAGGAAGAGAAGATCAGAGATCATGCCGTGCAGCATATTAAAGGAAAGATTCCTACTGCTGTAGAATTAGAATTTGTTTTGCCTCTGATATATTCTTAA